The DNA window TGGCTCACTGCGTCATAGATCATGGCCCGCAACTCCCGCACGTTGCCCGGAAAATGGTAGGTGCCGAGCAGGTCGAAGATCGCCGCCGGCACAGTCGGCTTCTGCTTGCCGAGGCAGCCGGCTGCCTCTTCGAGGAAATGGTCGAGCAGCAGGGGGATGTCGTCCCGACGCTCCCGCAGCGGCAGGAGATGGACATGGTGGGCCTTGAGCCGGTAATAGAGGTCCATGCGAAACGCGCCGCTCGCTACCTTGGTCTCCAGTGCCTGGTTGGTGGCGGCCACCACCCGGACGTTCATTTTCCTGATGCGGTCGCTGCCAAGGGGGAAGTAGTCGCCGTCCTGCAGCAGGCGCAGCAGCTTGACCTGCGAGGCCTGGCTCAGGTCGCCGATCTCGTCGAGAAAAAGGACTCCGCCGCTGGCCTGCTCGATCAGCCCGCTGCGGGGCTGGTCGGCGCCGGTGAAGGCGCCCTTGACGTGGCCGAAGAGGGTATCGGAAAAGACGTTGTCATCGAGGCCGGCCACGTTGACCGCCTGCCAGGGACCGTCGGGCGCACAGAGCCGATGGATGGCCCGGGCGATCAGATCCTTGCCGACTCCGCTCTCGCCGGTGATCAGAACCGGTTCGCGACTTCCGGCGATAGCTTCAACATAGCGGAAGGCCGCCTGCATTTCGGCATTGGCCGTCACCAACTCCGAAAATGCTTCAGGAAACTTCAGTTCCTGGCTGATCAGACCCTGTTTCAGGCGCCGGTTCTCCTCCTTCAGCTCGGACATCGCCAGGGCCCGCCGGATGCCGCCCAACAGCCGTTCCTGCTCGACGGTCTTGACGAAATAGTCGAATGCTCCCATTTTCATGCAGCGCACAGCGATATCCACTTCGTTGCGACCGGTATGGATGATCACAGGAGTATCAGGAAAATTCTCAATGATGCCCGACAATACCTCCTCACCGCCGCAATAGGGCATGGTGATATCCAGCAGGACCAGGCTCACCCGGAGGCTGGCGAGTACCGGCGGCACCTCCCGGCTGTCCTGGACCGTCAGCACGTTGTTGATGCCCAGGGTACGTTCGAGCAGGATGGCCAGGCTCCGCAGCCAGGCAGGTTCGTCGTCGACCAGCAGAACAGGGTCAAGCGGATAGGGTCTCTCGTTCATACAGTATCGCCTTCCAGGGCAGCCGGCAGGGCCAGAGTGACCGTGGTTCCTTCGCCGGGAGCTGATTCGAACCGCAATTCTCCACCATGCTCCCTGACAATCCGGGCGGAAACCGAAAGACCCAACCCCGTCCCGCCGGACTCCCTTTTGGTCGTAAAGAAGGGATCGGTCAGATACGGCAGGATTTTCTCCGGGATTCCGCCCCCCTCATCCTGCACGATGACCGTGCACAGATCGAGCCTGGCCTCAAAGCGGGTGGACACGAACAGGCCTCTGCCCTTATCCGAAATCGCTTCGCAGGCATTGAGGATCAGGTTGACCAGGACTTGCTCGATTCGCTGCGAATTCCCCTGCACCCGCGGCAGGTGCTCGGCGAGGGAACAGGAGAACCGGTCGGTCGAC is part of the Desulfuromonadales bacterium genome and encodes:
- a CDS encoding sigma-54 dependent transcriptional regulator, with the protein product MNERPYPLDPVLLVDDEPAWLRSLAILLERTLGINNVLTVQDSREVPPVLASLRVSLVLLDITMPYCGGEEVLSGIIENFPDTPVIIHTGRNEVDIAVRCMKMGAFDYFVKTVEQERLLGGIRRALAMSELKEENRRLKQGLISQELKFPEAFSELVTANAEMQAAFRYVEAIAGSREPVLITGESGVGKDLIARAIHRLCAPDGPWQAVNVAGLDDNVFSDTLFGHVKGAFTGADQPRSGLIEQASGGVLFLDEIGDLSQASQVKLLRLLQDGDYFPLGSDRIRKMNVRVVAATNQALETKVASGAFRMDLYYRLKAHHVHLLPLRERRDDIPLLLDHFLEEAAGCLGKQKPTVPAAIFDLLGTYHFPGNVRELRAMIYDAVSQHTSGVLALRRFDLAIGGQLPPSAVPPDADAPAGELLSFSVRLPTLKQSCDLLVREAMRRANGNQTQAARLLGISRPALIKRLQK